The following proteins are encoded in a genomic region of Hymenobacter siberiensis:
- a CDS encoding methyltransferase domain-containing protein, with amino-acid sequence MASSETRAQVQDYYGTQLQTSQDLLTNACCTDDIPLAHRRILAQMESEVLEKYYGCGVCIPDAIEGITVLDLGSGSGRDAYLLSKLVGEHGHVIGVDMTEEQLDVARRHIDAHTVTFGYSKPNVEFRHGYIEDLKSANIPDNSVDLVVSNCVLNLSTDKEATYREIFRVLKPGGELFIADVFADRRVPEILRQDPILYGECLSGAMYTEDFRRLLLRLGINDYRVLSSRRLTINNAEIEEKVGNIGFYSLTVRAFKLDIEDKCEDHGQVATYLGTIPGQPNKFVLDDHHTFETGRPMLVCGNTAAMVADTRYGSHFKVMGDTSQHFGLFDCGPSPLAVASGEAVSGSCC; translated from the coding sequence ATGGCCTCTTCCGAAACCCGCGCTCAGGTGCAGGACTACTACGGCACCCAATTGCAAACCAGTCAGGACCTGCTCACCAATGCCTGCTGCACCGATGATATTCCGCTTGCGCACCGGCGTATTCTGGCCCAAATGGAGTCAGAGGTACTGGAGAAATATTATGGCTGCGGCGTGTGCATTCCCGATGCCATTGAAGGCATCACGGTACTTGACCTGGGCTCCGGTTCGGGCCGCGACGCTTATTTGCTTTCCAAGCTGGTGGGCGAGCATGGCCACGTTATCGGCGTGGACATGACCGAGGAGCAGCTCGATGTGGCCCGCCGTCACATTGATGCCCATACCGTCACCTTTGGCTACTCGAAGCCTAACGTGGAGTTCCGCCACGGCTACATCGAAGACCTGAAATCGGCCAACATCCCCGACAACAGCGTGGACTTGGTGGTGAGCAACTGCGTGCTCAACCTGAGCACCGACAAAGAGGCCACCTACCGCGAAATTTTCCGGGTGCTGAAGCCCGGCGGTGAGCTGTTCATCGCCGACGTGTTTGCCGACCGCCGCGTGCCCGAAATCCTGCGCCAGGACCCCATTCTCTACGGCGAATGCCTGAGCGGCGCCATGTACACCGAGGATTTCCGCCGCCTGTTGCTCCGCTTGGGCATCAACGACTACCGCGTGCTCAGCAGCCGCCGCCTCACCATCAACAATGCTGAAATCGAGGAAAAAGTAGGCAATATCGGCTTCTACTCGCTCACCGTGCGGGCCTTCAAGCTCGACATCGAAGACAAGTGCGAAGACCACGGCCAGGTGGCTACTTACCTGGGCACCATTCCCGGCCAGCCCAACAAGTTCGTGCTCGACGACCATCACACCTTCGAAACCGGCCGTCCCATGCTGGTGTGTGGCAACACTGCCGCCATGGTGGCTGATACCCGCTACGGCTCCCACTTCAAGGTAATGGGCGATACCAGCCAGCACTTCGGCCTGTTCGACTGCGGTCCGTCGCCGTTAGCAGTGGCCTCCGGCGAGGCCGTGAGCGGCAGCTGCTGCTAG
- a CDS encoding DUF7033 domain-containing protein produces the protein MPPLNAAPVTAGMRLAYVLQHFRLAYPDAPNVDIGYAASHPAITIIAGTGNFFQQNTPYPAAPNYRDWAGQRIPFFFDSQPEVPLLSLSPGRAEIGADIISAAFYLLSGWQEYFSDARDRHGRFPYAASVQKQYGFVDLPVANYYFDVLKTAVEHVTSQPLRPRRWAGGAPFAAFITHDIDNLRSSWKAPAKAALQHGQLLNFGQLAWQHFTQPDAWDNLEAVAAATAAHGAKSSFFILPESRPGANGTPNADYAVSPALLQRLEALKAQGCEISLHGSIGTATDAPHLVREVERLQHGAAGLRFHYLRWEPRQTPALVDAANWFPYDSTLGFAEHFGFRNSYCHPFYPFNFATGSEHAFLEIPLNVMDATLHHPNYLQLRAEEILPALRPMLAEIERFGGVATLLWHNDHFDPANQVTGPHQFDEIMGYLQQRGTAFLTGSEIVAEL, from the coding sequence TTGCCCCCGCTCAACGCCGCCCCAGTCACGGCCGGGATGCGGCTGGCCTATGTGTTGCAGCATTTCCGGCTGGCATATCCTGATGCGCCGAACGTGGATATCGGCTACGCGGCCAGCCACCCGGCCATCACCATTATAGCTGGTACGGGCAATTTTTTCCAGCAAAATACGCCCTACCCTGCTGCGCCCAACTACCGTGACTGGGCCGGGCAGCGCATCCCTTTTTTCTTCGATAGTCAGCCCGAAGTCCCGTTGCTGAGCCTGAGCCCGGGCCGGGCCGAGATTGGAGCCGATATCATTTCAGCCGCCTTCTATCTGCTCAGCGGGTGGCAGGAATATTTCTCCGATGCCCGCGACCGGCACGGGCGTTTTCCCTACGCGGCCAGCGTGCAAAAGCAGTACGGTTTCGTGGATTTGCCGGTGGCAAACTACTACTTCGACGTACTGAAAACGGCCGTGGAGCATGTCACTAGCCAGCCGCTGCGGCCCCGCCGCTGGGCCGGTGGCGCGCCGTTCGCCGCCTTCATCACCCACGACATCGACAATCTGCGCAGCAGTTGGAAAGCGCCGGCTAAAGCGGCACTACAACACGGCCAACTTCTGAATTTTGGGCAACTGGCGTGGCAGCACTTCACCCAACCCGATGCCTGGGACAACCTGGAAGCCGTGGCCGCCGCCACGGCAGCGCACGGGGCGAAGTCCAGCTTTTTCATTTTGCCCGAGTCCCGGCCAGGAGCCAATGGCACCCCCAATGCAGACTACGCGGTTTCCCCGGCGCTGCTCCAGCGCCTGGAGGCACTAAAGGCGCAAGGCTGCGAAATCAGTCTGCACGGCAGTATCGGAACGGCTACTGATGCGCCGCACCTGGTGCGGGAGGTGGAGCGCCTGCAGCATGGCGCCGCGGGGCTACGCTTTCACTACCTGCGATGGGAGCCGCGCCAGACCCCGGCCCTTGTAGACGCGGCCAACTGGTTTCCATACGACTCCACCCTGGGTTTTGCCGAGCATTTTGGGTTTCGCAATTCCTACTGCCACCCATTTTACCCGTTCAATTTTGCGACGGGCTCCGAACACGCCTTTCTGGAAATTCCGCTCAACGTGATGGATGCCACACTGCACCATCCCAATTACTTACAGCTGCGGGCGGAGGAAATATTGCCCGCACTCCGCCCCATGCTGGCCGAAATTGAGCGGTTTGGCGGCGTGGCCACCTTGCTCTGGCACAACGACCATTTCGACCCGGCCAACCAAGTAACCGGCCCGCACCAGTTTGACGAAATCATGGGCTATTTACAGCAGCGCGGCACAGCTTTTCTCACCGGAAGCGAGATTGTGGCCGAACTTTGA
- a CDS encoding lipopolysaccharide biosynthesis protein yields the protein MGIVQRQGIRNTLISYVGLAIGFANTILVLPRLLSPSQIGLTASVLLPLATIGAQVASFGFANMGIRYFPFFRNQGRNHAGFFPLLLGPPLLGFVVVALAMLVGKPLLLQWYAKGDAALLSPHYLAAIALAGCIMLGSLQDAYLRSLYHTSFSSFCQEILLRLMLMGAAIAYSQGVISFHGFVLAYVGAYAVVAVLLAVYLAAIGELHLRPTREALRIKPLREMLGFGAFVLLSNISGTVLLNIDSLMVGTKVSLAAAGIYLIATNVSTALVLPFRALYKTAFSLIAEYWKEGNMAKMADFYRRSTRINTLLGCYLALGIGLNLDFIYGLIHRPEYAVGTTAVLLLLGGRLFDGITGVNGIIVATSPRYRFDLVFNVSLAAAVVVLNWILIPRLALAGAALAYCIALVSINTVRTWFVWRNYGMQPFDGKIGRILVVAAGAGFAAWVLPDTGNAFLTLLMRGSVLTVLYGAGVLLTGTAPEAAGLLAGLRARLTR from the coding sequence TTGGGCATCGTTCAGCGCCAGGGCATTCGCAACACCCTGATTTCCTACGTGGGCCTCGCCATTGGCTTTGCCAACACAATTCTGGTGCTGCCGCGCCTGCTTTCGCCGTCCCAGATTGGCCTCACAGCCAGCGTATTGCTACCACTGGCTACCATCGGGGCGCAGGTAGCTTCCTTCGGATTTGCCAATATGGGCATTCGGTATTTCCCGTTTTTCCGGAACCAGGGGCGCAACCACGCGGGCTTCTTTCCGCTGCTGCTGGGGCCACCGCTACTCGGCTTTGTGGTGGTGGCACTGGCCATGCTGGTGGGCAAGCCATTGCTGCTGCAGTGGTACGCCAAGGGCGATGCGGCATTGCTTTCGCCGCACTACCTGGCGGCCATTGCGCTGGCAGGCTGCATCATGCTGGGCTCCTTGCAGGACGCTTACCTGCGCTCGCTCTATCACACGTCTTTTTCCTCGTTTTGCCAGGAAATCCTATTACGGCTGATGCTGATGGGAGCCGCCATTGCTTACAGCCAAGGTGTTATCAGCTTTCACGGCTTCGTGCTGGCCTACGTGGGGGCGTATGCGGTGGTGGCGGTACTGCTGGCCGTGTATTTGGCGGCCATTGGCGAGCTACACCTGCGGCCCACGCGTGAGGCGCTGCGCATCAAGCCCTTGCGCGAGATGCTGGGCTTCGGGGCATTTGTGCTGCTGAGCAACATCTCGGGCACGGTGCTGCTCAACATCGACAGCCTGATGGTGGGCACCAAAGTCAGTCTGGCAGCCGCCGGTATCTATCTCATTGCCACCAATGTAAGCACGGCCCTGGTCCTGCCCTTTCGGGCGCTCTACAAAACGGCCTTTTCGCTCATCGCCGAATACTGGAAGGAAGGCAATATGGCCAAGATGGCCGACTTTTACCGCCGCAGCACCCGTATTAACACGCTACTGGGCTGCTATTTAGCTTTAGGCATCGGCCTGAATCTTGACTTTATCTATGGCCTCATTCACCGGCCCGAGTACGCGGTGGGCACCACAGCGGTGCTCCTGCTGTTGGGCGGCCGGCTGTTCGATGGCATCACCGGCGTCAATGGCATCATCGTGGCCACGTCGCCGCGCTACCGGTTCGATTTGGTGTTCAACGTCTCGCTGGCCGCCGCCGTGGTCGTGCTCAACTGGATACTCATCCCGCGCCTGGCGCTGGCCGGCGCGGCCCTGGCGTACTGCATCGCGCTGGTCAGCATCAACACCGTGCGGACGTGGTTTGTGTGGCGCAACTATGGCATGCAGCCCTTCGATGGCAAGATTGGGCGCATCCTGGTGGTGGCGGCCGGGGCCGGTTTTGCAGCCTGGGTACTGCCTGATACCGGCAATGCTTTCCTCACGCTGCTGATGCGCGGCAGCGTGCTCACGGTGCTGTATGGCGCGGGGGTGCTGCTGACGGGCACTGCCCCGGAGGCCGCCGGCTTGCTAGCTGGCCTTCGGGCCCGGCTGACTCGCTAA